DNA from bacterium:
GCATGGCCTTGTCCGCGCAACGGAATATAATTGCCCGTGGTCACGCCCGGCGGAACTTTGACGTTGATAACGGTTTCCCCGATCATTACGCCGTCCCCATGACAGGCCGTACACGGTTTCTCAACGACCGTTCCTTGGCCTTCGCAGTTTTTGCAAACCGTTACGTTGACAAATTGCCCGAATATCGAGCGCGAGACTTGTTTGACCTGACCGGAGCCGTGACAAAGAGAGCATGTTTTTCGTTTACTCCCGGGCGCTGCGCCGTTGCCGCCGCAGGTGGAACATTCTTTGTTTTTGCGTAATTTTATCTTTTTAGTAACGCCTTCGGCAATTTCCTGAATTGTCAACTTCAGTTTGACTTCCAGATCGGCTCCGCGCTTCGGACGGGAAGAGTGTCCGCCGCCGAATGAGTCGCCGAATCCAAAACCCTGAAATATATCGCTGAAATGCGAGAAAATGTCATTGATGTCGTCAAATCCCTGCTGACCCATACCGCGAAGTCCTTCATGGCCGTAACGGTCATAGTTCGCGCGCTTTTGATCATCGCTCAATACAGAATAGGCTTCTGCTATTTCCTTAAATTTTTCCTCGGAAACTTTATCGCCCGGATTTTTATCGGGATGATACTGCATGGCCAATTTTCGGTACGATTTT
Protein-coding regions in this window:
- the dnaJ gene encoding molecular chaperone DnaJ — translated: MTKRDYYEILGVSKTASLDDIKKSYRKLAMQYHPDKNPGDKVSEEKFKEIAEAYSVLSDDQKRANYDRYGHEGLRGMGQQGFDDINDIFSHFSDIFQGFGFGDSFGGGHSSRPKRGADLEVKLKLTIQEIAEGVTKKIKLRKNKECSTCGGNGAAPGSKRKTCSLCHGSGQVKQVSRSIFGQFVNVTVCKNCEGQGTVVEKPCTACHGDGVMIGETVINVKVPPGVTTGNYIPLRGQGHAAPRGGQAGDVIVIMEELEDELFERHGDDVLLDLPISFPQAVLGDEIEIPTLSGKAKLTIPSGIQSGKILRMRSKGIPHLNGSGSGDQLVRVMVYTPTHLTEREKKIIRELTDCENLSPSSNTDKGFFKKVKEAFAG